In Astatotilapia calliptera chromosome 20, fAstCal1.2, whole genome shotgun sequence, one genomic interval encodes:
- the LOC113012962 gene encoding rho-related GTP-binding protein RhoA-D codes for MAAIRKKLVIVGDGACGKTCLLIVFSKDQFPEVYVPTVFENYIADIEVDTKQVELALWDTAGQEDYDRLRPLSYPDTDVILMCFSIDSPDSLENIPEKWTPEVKHFCPNVPIILVGNKKDLRNDEHTRRELAKMKQEPVKPEEGRDMANRISAFGYLECSAKTKDGVRDVFEMATRAALQVRKRKKRGGCQIL; via the exons atGGCTGCAATCAGAAAGAAGCTGGTGATAGTTGGGGATGGTGCGTGTGGAAAAACCTGCCTGCTTATTGTCTTCAGTAAGGACCAGTTCCCAGAGGTCTACGTCCCCACTGTGTTTGAGAACTACATCGCTGACATTGAAGTTGATACCAAACAG gTGGAGTTGGCATTGTGGGATACAGCAGGTCAGGAAGACTATGACAGATTGAGGCCTCTCTCCTACCCTGACACAGACGTAATCCTCATGTGTTTCTCCATAGACAGTCCCGACAGTTTAG aGAACATTCCTGAGAAATGGACACCTGAAGTGAAGCACTTTTGTCCCAATGTCCCAATCATCCTCGTGGGCAACAAGAAGGACCTTAGGAATGATGAACACACACGCAGAGAGCTCGCCAAGATGAAACAG GAACCAGTAAAGCCTGAAGAGGGCAGAGACATGGCCAACCGCATCAGTGCCTTTGGCTACCTGGAGTGTTCAGCCAAGACCAAGGACGGAGTGCGGGACGTGTTTGAGATGGCGACCAGAGCGGCACTGCAGGTGCGCAAGCGTAAGAAGAGGGGTGGCTGCCAGATTCTGTGA